The genomic stretch ATTTGACCAAAAACGCGTTTGGTTTGCTCGGGACGAACTTAAACAGATTGCGTCAAGAGAACTTGCTATTGAAATTCCATTAAAACAGTCGACCCCCTGAAAGTCATTGTATAATAATATGCACACATGGTGGGGTGAGAGGGAAAACATGGCAAATATCCGACCCAGGACTGCAAGAAGCAGCCCCCTCTACTTCCACCTCGCGTTGGTTGGCTGTAGTTTCCGCCCTGCTGATCTGTCCAAGCGCGCACACCGTGCAGTGATGCAGAGCCATGTGCGCCAATATGTACCACACTTTGGAGGAGAGCAGTGCTTGTGTTTGTTCCTCGTCTGCTCTAGATTCTGTACACTGGGAAATGTGTTTCAGAGTAAGTTTGTTTCTCTTTGACCACTTCAAACGCTCAGTCATGTATCTTGTTTGTATGTTGTTCAGAAAAACTCCCCAGGTGATTGTACACAACTCTTCTCATCTgctaatttataattatttattcttGTACCTAGATTTTTACATGTTCACTCTTCTGACCCTTTTCTGGGTACAACTTAAATGGCTAATTCTTTTGTTTTACTTACAGGGTAGTGCATAGTGCCTTTAGTTATTGATTATTGTATCTATAGCTAATATATtatggagagagagagtgtgtgcgtTGTCAACATTATCTCAGTTAAAAAcagctacttaatattttttgttagtttttagattttttgatgaatagaaagttcaaaagaaaattttttttaagtagaaaacttttgtctttactgtcacttgtggtcaatttaatgctgaatcaaatgattaataaaaaaaaaaaacatcttactgactccaaaatTTTGAATGTTATTGTGACCTTTTGTTATGTAGAAGGTGTTTCTTCAGTGAGGCAGACTGTTAAGTCTTTTTTAATTTGAAGACTGCAAGTCATCACATCAGGTCTGACTGTGGTCTGGTTTACCAGACAGAGTTTGAGGTAAGTGACGTCCAGGAGAATATCTAACTCTGGTAATGGTTATTGTCAGGAGTTGGTTGGATGAATGAAGCTTTGTTCCATGTCTAATAATTTTTGCAATAAGGTTACTACTTTTGCCCCATGAAGTAGATTTTGGCCCTCTTTCTTGGCATTGATAAAGACACACTGTGTTCCTCGCCTCCATTTGAATCAGACTAGTGTGTAGTAACTTGGTCACTGTGTGTATCATGGAAACCTCTCAGAGAGTATATGTTGCAGGACAGTCTCAGCCTGGGACAGTTTTGCTCTAATTTctttgtaagatttttgcaaGGTCTCTCACTCACTAACCAGTCAGTCATAGAGTGATAAATCCTGAGTTTTGTGTTCACACATTCACaaggagtaaatgatgacaagaATGTTAATTTTCTGTCTAAACTATCCTTTTTATCTCAGCCATAATTGATACATTTTAGTATTTAGTCCAAAACACCACAATGTCATTTGAAGCAGTTTCACTTTTATTGCAACAATAgagttgttttttgttgttgattttgtttttttgtttttacatccAGACTGCACATACAGTTTGAGAAGGTGGCTAACATTGAAAAATGTTCTGTTTCTGCTGCAGATTTTGCTTGATGGCATTTAAAAGCTCCTTATAGTTATAGAGAAGGACCAGAAGTAATGAGAGAAAAACAGCAAGTAAATATGTCCCAAACAGAGCCGGAGAGAGCAAAACCAGCTGAAACTGGACAGAAAAGGAAACAAGAGGCTGAAAGGAGTGAGAGAGTGAGGGAGAGGATGAAGAGAGGAAGCATCTTGTCCAACAGAAGTCTAGAGATGAGtgaaaaaaatccacattcagcGGCCACTCCGGATGGCGGATGGGGCTGGATGATCGTGGCTGGATGTTTTCTCACCACCGTTTGCACACGTGCGGTCACTAGGTCAGTTCATGACTCCCCCAAGTCACGTTTTTTTATATGCACTTCTTACCTTACCAGGAATCAGGGTGATACCCTTACATCACCTCTGTTTTGTCAGTTTAAAGAGGCCATATGgcaagtcttgattttgtttttgccGTCTACTttaataggttttcatgcttgaatgttcaaaaacattcattattcttcacatattttacattgttgcagcacctctcttcccagtctgtctgtaacgctctgtttagtttgtctcactGAAGCCCGTCTATCCAAAATGTACATTGTGCtttgattggtcggctggaccagtgtgttgtgattggtcaactgcttCCAACGCGTTTCAGAATCACACCCTTTACCATAACagcgagtttcaacacactactaacccAACTCTACCACTTCTCACCCTTTGGTGGGAATTATtgaaatgaggaatattgtgatgtgtgcgttcctggaagaaaactcaagactacaatcgagGTGTTTCAgtgagttcagaaacagtgcttactgatatagagaataactccctctGGAGTGGACTTTGTGCTTTGGAACTTTGCAGATTTTTTTCATTCTCAAACACGGCAACAATacactaaagaaagttaaaaatgcaaaaaaaaaaaaaaaagcataataggtgcTCTTTAATGTGAGACTAAATTAAACTAAAGGCTGCTGAAATGGCCTCTAAACTCAACCAAGTTGAATTCTGATGgtcttttatgtttttgaaagattaGCCACTAGCCAAGACGGAATTACTCATGTCTTCtattattaaatcattaaataagCAGGATAACAACCTAGGAAAAATATCCAGTTTTGGATGTTGATAGAAAATGTACATAAAAGGACTAAAATAAATGCTGCAGTAAGTACCAGATGACCTTTAGCATATTGCTTTCTCAAATCTGCCCATTTTCATGCTGGTTGCAGGTGTGTTTCCATCTTTTTTGTGGAATTCCAGTCATACTTTTCCAGAGATTATTCTGCAACTGCATGGATACACTCTCTGCTGGACTGCACTACAATGTTGTGTGGTAAGACCCATTTAAGACTCGAATAAAAAATCCCCCAGTGTTCACCCTATAGCAAAACTCGGTGACTTATAGGTGGCAGTtcaattattattgattttaggagaactttgttttcaaaaaaaagtcTGTGTTGACAGGTTTACAGAGCATAGTCCACCCTAAACCAGACTTATCTGGCTGCCAGAATGTTCACAGAAacacattttcatatttatgtggGGGTCCTGGGTATATCTTTTGGAATCTATTTTTCCACTGATTCTTTACTTAGTTTAAACAGTTAGATTAGATTAGTTTAGTTAGATTTAAGCAGATAGATTGATTGTGATGCATACATAAACAAtattggacccactttatattaagtggccttaattactatgtacttacatttaaattaatcatttgatacaatgcacttgcACTacgtgtacatacatgtttctacattgtacttatattttaaaaacacctgcatgtaattacatctgtaactaatttctgtaattacatttataattacactgttgacccatcccttaacccttacccctacccttaatcctacccacaccaccaaagctttccctaaccttacccgtaccccacctcaataacagcaaatgtgttttgcaattcaatctgaacccaataagtacattgtacttattttttgatgtaagtacatagtagttaaggccacttaatataaagtgggaccacaatatttattaatcatGAAGATAAAGACACACATAAATGCACACAAACGGTagagtttaataataaaaaaaaagtcacatatgaTCTTACAGagctatttattattttcatccagcacaatttttttctggtgtaatttaatatattaggtTGATTCAGTGATACATAATAATGagttaaataatgtttgtgCATGATTTATCTGTACCATATCAGTTGGTGGGCTgatactgttttttatttattggtaTAGGTTGATAATGTAAATTTATCAgtcaatatttaattattaatgctCATTTCCCCTAGTTTTACTATTAGATTACTGTAATCTAACTCATTTAAAGTGAAtcttaaataatataataacactgcattttctgtaaagctgcttagaaacaatatgtattgtgaaaagcgctatacaaataaatgtaaattgaattgttaaatgtaaacaaattacattttatttttcataaattaatatgaaatcatatacattttagtatttagtgttgtatttgtttatttatacatgcatcGGTTATCAGCCATAATATGCATTTCCACTATCATGCAATCCACCtcattctttttctctttctttctctcattaTAGCACCACTGGGTAGTTACATAGGGAACCGCCTCTCTTCTCGCATTGCTGTGATTATTGGTGGACTTCTTTCCTCTGCTGGTCTGCTGCTCAGCTCACTGGCCACCAGCGTAGAGTTCCTGTATCTTACACTTGGTGTTCTTACAGGTTTGATACAGATGCACATACAGCAGCATACACAACATtcttaatattttaaactcaaacAGAGACTTCTATTTCAACTGCACTGATAATCATAATTTTCCAGTTTTCCAGTTCTCAACATCGGCGAAAAGCCAAGCCAACGTTGTTTCTCGTTTTATTATGAGTTCtttttttgccagcagactctcctctgttcaGCGTTATTTTAAAATGGGTGATTCCCCAGAGGTTTGAGATGTAACatgctccatgtcaacctttcttGCTCGTTGTGACAACTAtcctatgccactcccacatCATACACACATCAAAGTAgccggagcaacttttctctatttacggatATGATGAGACACACACGGGCGAGTGACGCAATTTGCTGTGAAATCCATCCTttcaggtctaaaatataaacacttataataggctTATATTCAACTTTGaatcaggataagacaaaaagacatttttttggaataaggattgatgatgtatcgaatcattatttaaattttgttcattttgaacaaaaaaagttaactAGCCATTCATATCCGTAGTCTTGAATACTAACCATCCTGATTTTCTGCACAGGTGTGGGATTTGCTCTTAGTTACACTCCTGCAATCGCCATGGTGGGTTCTTACTTCAGCGAGAGAAAAGCGCTGGCTTACGGGATCGCCATGTCAGGCAGCGGCATTGGAACCTTCATACTAGCACCGGCTGTGCAACTCCTCATTGAGTTCTTCTCCTGGAGGGGTGCGCTGCTCATTCTGGGGGGTTTGGTGTCCCACCTGTGTGTCTGTGGAGCCCTTATGAGGCCTTTGGAAGGCCAGAGAGGGAGGCAGAAGGAGATGGACTTGGAGAGTGACAAAAGGGTTGATTTGCTGAATGTGAAAATTGCTGATGCAGTCCTCAGTGTTGAATTGAGCGCACAGGAATGGAGATCAGTGGAGGTAAAACATATGGATACAGATAAAATGATTAAAGAGAGAGGGGGAAAAGAACAAGCTGAGAATATGCAGAGGGATGGAAAAGAACAGATGGAGGCAGATAAGTCAGAgccctgtgatgcaaagcataCGCACTCCGATGAGGAACTAAACTATAGACGGGATCTCTCTGAAGACTCCGAGactgtgagcaaaaacacagatGAATGGAACATCTCAGTCCCAGCTTTAGTACATTCAGATGGTGGCCGTTTGCCCACCAATCAAGAGAATACAGCTATCTCAGAATCAAAATCCGAAGCAGTCGCTAACCACACCACTCTGGCGCAATCAAAGGTGGTAAACACAAACATACTGAAGGAGTCCAAGGAAAATTTATGGTCTATCGTAAGGAAACCCATATTGAGAGAATATTCCTTCCTGTTGATACCAGACTTCCTGTTGCTGTTGGTGTCCTACCTGTTCCTTGCATATGGTTGCAGTGTACCGTTTGTGTATCTTGTGCCCTATTCACTGAGTGCAGGCGTCAGCCCTCAACAGGCAGCATTACTCATGTCCATACTTGGAGTGTCAGGGATTGTCGGAACTATCACTTTTGGATGGATTGCTGATAGAAAGTAAGTAAGAGTTTGTTgtgaatgttttttcttttctcacaAATTTCAATATTACAGAAATTTAAGAGCTACATCTATACTAGATTTCGGTTCACTACACATAACCTGTGGAGGTAGACGTTGACTTAAATTTGTGGTACTGTAATCTGTCCTTAAAATCACATTCATGTCTACTAATGTACAgggttgggggtaacgcattacaagtaacacaagttacgtaatcagattactttccccaagtaactagtaatgcattactttttaatttatacattagCCAATACATTCACAGATGTGCTGATGTGAGCATGTAatacatgctgctgctgctttacaTATAGTCTCAtatagccagaccttcagactgacagcAGGCCAAGGACCACCCAAGAAGATGTTTGACTGTCACTGACATGtaacgcaaccaatcacagttcgttttgttctgcgtcatgtttaggggcatgaaaatgtaaagttgaTGTCCCAACAATAAAAAGACTGACGTGcgtctaataaattattaattcaagaatgttgtgcaagtttactgcaataATGGAGCCGCGAACtttacatacttttgaaaatccagcctTTAATCGATCCTTATAAGCGCccttgtcacagttgtaaacacggCGGCGTTCTTCTTCCAAGAGGTGGTTTGGCGTcacagcatttgtttccaggcggaccGTTAAAGAACGTGACACACACAtctcccggacatcctgtagaattcaaccaatgagatgacgactttgaaaatcctagaaaattaaaaaaattctagactaaatgtgaacattcgtttactcatctcacttgcacaaaaacagataaaacagtgaaatgtttaaatatgttaaataacacaaatatactttatgtatttaatctcacttcatcagccaatgtctttgctgctgaccttggAAAATCCAGTTCAACTATacaaataagcaaaaatgactttagttaaacatcacatttgtgttttatttttttattgctgaagtaaaaCTTTATCTTCTCCCCTCCAGCAGCATGTCTCTCATatatgagatcacagcaatagcaaacaacaGCAATCCattgatccaatcaattcccgatggacaaaatcaagtccctatacttttttttttctcatactagaagccatttcactcagatatatgtaacaatagggaagaaaagatgattgcaactttcttttcatgccgactttaatgtTAAATAGACTGAAAAAGAACAAAAGCACTGAAATGTCATTAAAAGCTGGTACAATACAAACGcctattttctaaaaatgtatttattattgttaaaactatcttcttttttaattaattccCTGAACATACTAAAAAAACTGTTAATGGAACCATCTAACTCTGCGGTTtgatctgtatgtgtgtgtgtgtttatgttcaGGTGTTTAAGGCCATATAGGGTGGTGAGTTACATGCTAGCTGTGGGGTCAGAAGGGCTGAGTTGTCTCTTTCTGCCTCTGCTGAATGGTTTTTCCCTACTCGTCCCCTTTTCTCTCATCTACGGCTACTTTGATGGAGCTTACGTGGCACTTATTCCTGTGGTGACCTCTGACACTGTCAGTTCTACCCACCTGACCTCAGCTCTGGGAGTTGTTTACTTCCTCCACGCCATCCCCTACCTCATCAGCCCACCTATCGGAGGTCAGAGAAAACTTACACACTCTCTCTTTCACGCTTacaaacacatacagtacagtccaaaagtttggaaccactaagatttttaatgtttttaaaagaagtttcgtctgctcaccaaggctacatttatttaattaaaaatacagtaaaaaacagtaatattgtgaaatattattacaatttaaaataactgtgtactatttaaatatatttgacaaagtaatttattcctgtgatgcaaagctgaattttcagcatcgttactccagtcttcagtgtcacatgatccttcagaaatcattctaatatgctgattttctgctcaataaacatttatgattattttcaatgttgaaaacagttgtgtactttttttttcaggattccttgatgaatagaaagttcaaaagaacagcatttatctgaaatacaaagcttctgtagcattatacactaccgttcaaaagtttgcggtcagtaagaatttttatttttatttttttgaaaagaaattaaagaaatgaatacttttattcagcaaggatgcattaaa from Megalobrama amblycephala isolate DHTTF-2021 linkage group LG5, ASM1881202v1, whole genome shotgun sequence encodes the following:
- the slc16a12a gene encoding monocarboxylate transporter 12 isoform X2, whose protein sequence is MRNIVMCAFLEENSRLQSRCVSIFFVEFQSYFSRDYSATAWIHSLLDCTTMLCAPLGSYIGNRLSSRIAVIIGGLLSSAGLLLSSLATSVEFLYLTLGVLTGVGFALSYTPAIAMVGSYFSERKALAYGIAMSGSGIGTFILAPAVQLLIEFFSWRGALLILGGLVSHLCVCGALMRPLEGQRGRQKEMDLESDKRVDLLNVKIADAVLSVELSAQEWRSVEVKHMDTDKMIKERGGKEQAENMQRDGKEQMEADKSEPCDAKHTHSDEELNYRRDLSEDSETVSKNTDEWNISVPALVHSDGGRLPTNQENTAISESKSEAVANHTTLAQSKVVNTNILKESKENLWSIVRKPILREYSFLLIPDFLLLLVSYLFLAYGCSVPFVYLVPYSLSAGVSPQQAALLMSILGVSGIVGTITFGWIADRKCLRPYRVVSYMLAVGSEGLSCLFLPLLNGFSLLVPFSLIYGYFDGAYVALIPVVTSDTVSSTHLTSALGVVYFLHAIPYLISPPIGGWLVDQTGSYTATFFLSGVSLICSAVILAAVRVIIRCTRGSSCIN
- the slc16a12a gene encoding monocarboxylate transporter 12-B isoform X1, which codes for MREKQQVNMSQTEPERAKPAETGQKRKQEAERSERVRERMKRGSILSNRSLEMSEKNPHSAATPDGGWGWMIVAGCFLTTVCTRAVTRCVSIFFVEFQSYFSRDYSATAWIHSLLDCTTMLCAPLGSYIGNRLSSRIAVIIGGLLSSAGLLLSSLATSVEFLYLTLGVLTGVGFALSYTPAIAMVGSYFSERKALAYGIAMSGSGIGTFILAPAVQLLIEFFSWRGALLILGGLVSHLCVCGALMRPLEGQRGRQKEMDLESDKRVDLLNVKIADAVLSVELSAQEWRSVEVKHMDTDKMIKERGGKEQAENMQRDGKEQMEADKSEPCDAKHTHSDEELNYRRDLSEDSETVSKNTDEWNISVPALVHSDGGRLPTNQENTAISESKSEAVANHTTLAQSKVVNTNILKESKENLWSIVRKPILREYSFLLIPDFLLLLVSYLFLAYGCSVPFVYLVPYSLSAGVSPQQAALLMSILGVSGIVGTITFGWIADRKCLRPYRVVSYMLAVGSEGLSCLFLPLLNGFSLLVPFSLIYGYFDGAYVALIPVVTSDTVSSTHLTSALGVVYFLHAIPYLISPPIGGWLVDQTGSYTATFFLSGVSLICSAVILAAVRVIIRCTRGSSCIN
- the slc16a12a gene encoding monocarboxylate transporter 12-B isoform X3; the encoded protein is MLCAPLGSYIGNRLSSRIAVIIGGLLSSAGLLLSSLATSVEFLYLTLGVLTGVGFALSYTPAIAMVGSYFSERKALAYGIAMSGSGIGTFILAPAVQLLIEFFSWRGALLILGGLVSHLCVCGALMRPLEGQRGRQKEMDLESDKRVDLLNVKIADAVLSVELSAQEWRSVEVKHMDTDKMIKERGGKEQAENMQRDGKEQMEADKSEPCDAKHTHSDEELNYRRDLSEDSETVSKNTDEWNISVPALVHSDGGRLPTNQENTAISESKSEAVANHTTLAQSKVVNTNILKESKENLWSIVRKPILREYSFLLIPDFLLLLVSYLFLAYGCSVPFVYLVPYSLSAGVSPQQAALLMSILGVSGIVGTITFGWIADRKCLRPYRVVSYMLAVGSEGLSCLFLPLLNGFSLLVPFSLIYGYFDGAYVALIPVVTSDTVSSTHLTSALGVVYFLHAIPYLISPPIGGWLVDQTGSYTATFFLSGVSLICSAVILAAVRVIIRCTRGSSCIN